The Anaeromyxobacter diazotrophicus genome includes the window GGCCGGCCCCTGGTGCGGGGTCATGGAGGACGTCCGGCGGCACCTCGTCGAGTACGAGCTCCAGGTCGAGCCGGGGGGCCTCCTCTGCCTCACCACCGACGGGATCGTGGAGGCGCGCGGGGCCGGCGACGCGCTGTACGGCCAGGAGCGGCTCGTCGAGGTCCTCTCCGGGCGCGCGGGCGCGAGCGCGCCCGAGGTGCTGGCGAGCGTCTTCGCGTCGGTGGAGCGCTTCGCGTCCGTCCAGGACGACGACATGACCGCCGTCGTGCTGCGGCGAAGGGAGACCGATGACACCGTCTGAGGGGCCCGCCCGCGGCGCGCCCAAGCCGATCCTGCTCTTCCTCCGGATGTGCCCGGTGTGGGTCTTCGTGGACGAGGTGCGCCACTTCGTCGAGTCGTTCTGCGCCTGCGCCGGGGTGAGCCCCGAGCGCGAGTCACAGCTCGCCCTGGCGACGCACGAGCTGATGCAGAACGCGATCACGCACTCGACCTCCGCCTGCATCGAGCTGCGGCTCGCCATCGACGCCGGGCGGGACGCGGTGGAGGTGAGCCTCACCAACGACTGCAGCCCGGGCGCCCCCGAGGCGCTCCGGTCGCGGCTGGCGGCGCTGCAGGCCGAGCCGCCGCTCGCGAGCTACCTGCACACGATGGCGGCCGACCCCCGCGCGCGGGGCGGGCTGGGGCTGGCCCGCGTCCGGTACGAGGCGCAGCTCGAGCTCGACGTAACGACGGAGGCCGGCCGCCTGACGGTCAAGGCCTTCGGACAACTGAATCCGCCGCCGCTGGCGGCTGCCACAGGAGCATCCCATGGGTGAGTCGACGACCGCCGCCGCGCGAGCCGGGGCGAGCTTTCAGGTGAGCGACCAGAAGTACTCCGCGGCGCTCGCCACCTCGGGCGCCGCGCCGGTGGTGCGCTTCCTCGGCACCGTGAGCACGCCCAACCCCGCGAGCGTCCTGAACCCGTTCGTGGAGGCGGTGCACGAGGAGGTCGGGCGCACCGGCGCGAAGGTCGTGACGGTGGACTTCAGCGAGTTCGAGTTCTGCAACTCGTCGGGGTTCAAGTCCTTCATCTACTGGATCGAGCTCATCCGCCAGCTCCCGGCGGAGCGCCAGTACCGGCTGCGCTTCCTGGTCGCGCCGGGGCGCCGCTGGCAGAAGACGAGCCTGCTCGTGCTCACCTGCTTCGCCACCGAGGCGGTCGAGATCGCCGCATGAGCGCCGCCGGCGCCGGATCCGGAGGCGGCTGCCCGAAGCGCGCCATGTGCGACGCGGTGTTCGCGCACGTGACCTTCGCGCCCAGCGCGGGGGTGGTGCGCGCGCTGTACTGCGAGGCGCGCTTCGAGGCCTGCGAGCGCTTCCGGCTGGCCGCCGCAGGCCGGCCGGTCCCGCCGACGCTGCGGCCGGACGGGACCGAGCGCCGGAGCGCGGGGAGGGCGCGGGGCGCCGGCGGGCGGTGAGCGCGCGCCGGGGGCCACGCTCCCGAGTCCTCCGCGGCTCGGCCGGCTCTCACCCGCATGTCCAAGCACGCACTGGTGGCCGGCGGCGGCTTCGCCGGGCTCGAGGCCGCCATCCAGCTCCGGCGGGCCGGGCTGGACGTCACCCTGGTCTCGAATCGCCCAGCGCTCTGCATCTACCCCATCTCGATCTGGGTCGCGACCGGCGAGCGGCAGCTCGACGACGTCTGCCTCGACCTGGCGGACGCTGCCCGCCGGCACGGGTTCCGCTTCGTGGTCGGTGAGGTCGAGGCGCTCTCCGGCGCGCGCCGCTCGGCCACCGTGAACGGCCTGGAGCTCCAGGCCGATCACCTCGTGGTCGCCGTGGGCGGCGAGAAGCTGCGGCCGAGGGGCGTCGAGCACACCTTCTCGCTCGGCGGAGATCCGGCCGGCGCGCAGCGGCTCGCGGCGGCGCTCTCCGCCCTCATGGCGAAGGGGCGCGGGCGCGTCGCGATGGGGTTCGGGGGAAACCCCAAGGACCCCTCGGCCGCGCGCGGCGGCCCCGCCTTCGAGCTCATGTTCAACGTGGACGCGCTGCTCCGGCGGCGCGGGCTGCGCGACCGCTTCGAGCTGACGTTCTTCGCGCCCATGGCGAGCCCGGGCGAGCGCATGGGCCAGAAGGCCGTCGCGGCCATCCAGAGGATGTTCGGCCGCGTGGGCGTGGCGATGCGCTTCGGGAAGAAGATCGCCGGCTTCGAGCCGGGCGCGGTGCTGTTCGAGGACGGGGCTCGGCTCGCCTCGGACCTCGTGGTGTTCCTGCCCGCGGGCGAGGGCGCCCCGGTGGTGAAGGCCTCCGACCTGCCGAGGAGCGAGGCGGGCTTCGTCGAGACCGACCCGGGCTGCGCGGTGCCGGGCTTCCCGGGCGTGTGGGCGATCGGCGACGCCGCCGCGCTGCAGGGGCCGGAGTGGCGCGCGAAGCAGGGGCATCTGGCGGAGGTGATGGCGCGCGTGGCCGCCCGGAACATCGCGGCCGCCGAGGAGGGCCGCGCGGAGCGGGAGAGCTACCTGCCCCACGTCGGCATCACCTGCCTGCTCGACATGGGCCACGGCGCCGCGTACGTGCACCGCGACGGCCGGGGCGAGCGGATGATCCCGCTGCCGGTGGTGGGCCACTGGCTCAAGAAGGGCTGGGGCGGCTACTACAAGCTCTCGAAGAAGAAGCTCGTGCCGCGGCTGCCGGGGCTGTGAACCGGCCGCCCTGGGCCCCCGCGCTCCCCTGCCGCCCCCGCCCGCGGCGCCCTGCGCGGGCCGCCGCGCGCCTCGGGCGTTCACCCGATGCGGGGCACCGGACTCATACGTCGCACCTTCGGTGATCGGCCCAATTTCGGCGGGGCCGCGGGAGGCGCACACTCTCATCATCGAAGCGAAGGAGGGTGGCCATGGCGAAGACCTACGCAGGCGGGACCCCGGTGAAGAGCGGCTACTACATCGACGCGAGGAGCTTCGCGTTCGCGAACGTGGCGCGGGACGGCGGCGCGCTCCCCGGCGGCGCGGGGAACAAGTTCGCCCGCGTCCCGACGCTGGTCGTCATGGCGGCGGCGCCGGCCCTCGGCGGCCTCTTCGTGGTGGCGCTGCCGTTCATCGGCGTGGGGGTGGTGGTGAAGGCGCTCCTCCGCGCGATGGCGGGCGGCGCGAAGGAGGTCGCGGCCACGGTCGCCACGCCGGCCATGCCGGCGGGCTCGACCGCGCTCACCGGCAAGCCGCCCGAGGAGGGCGCCACCGGCAAGCCGGCCGCGGACGAGAAGGCCGAGGCGCTGGCGAAGGAGATCGCGGCGAAGCGCTCGGAGAAGTGAGCGTCGCCGGAGTCCAGAGCAGGGTGGGGCGGGGGCGCTGGCGAGCACGCCAGCGCCCTCGGCGCGTCCGGCCTCGCGCGGCTAGCGCTTGGGGCCGCCGCCCGGCGGCTTGCCCGCGCCGCCGCCCGGCCGCCGCCCGGCGCCGGGGCGGCCGCGCCCGCCCCCGCGCTCGTTCTTGCGGTCGTCGCGCAGCGAGTCCATGGAGAAGCCACCGGTCGCGGCGCCCGCGCCCTTGCCGCCGCCGCGGTCGCCACCGCCGCCGCGCCCGCCGCCGCGCTTCCCGCCGCGCCCGCGCTCGTCCTTGGGAGACCCGCCGACCTGCCGCATGTGCTGCGGGTGGAAGTCGACCAGGTACTGGTGCTCCCCGATCGCCTTCGCCCCGCTGAGCGGCTCCTCCTTGCCGAAGACCCGGACCAGGCGCACGTCCTCGGTGCGCCGGCCGACGGCCTCGACCGCGGCGCGCAGCATCGTCAGCCGATCGCCGGAGCAGCCGGTGGCCTTGGCGACCGCCTCGTCGAGCGCCGCCTTCACCGCGTCGCTCTCCGGCGCCGGCTCGGGCTTGCCCTGCGGCTTCGCCTCGGGCGCCGCGGCGGCGGGGGTGGCGGCCGGCTCCGGCGCGGCCTGGGCGGCGGCCTCGCCGCCCGCCTCGGGCGCGGCGCCCTCCGCCGGCTGCGCGGGCGCGGCCGCGGGGGCCTCGGAGGGCTTCTCCTCGGCCGGGAGCGAGCGCCTCGCCTCCGCGATGGCGGCCGCAGCCGTGCGAATCAGGGTCCCGCTGAGCTCGGTCAGAGTTTTCACGCGCGTAGCCATACACCACGGGCTGCGCGGCGAAAAGGCCGCGCGGAGCGTCTCCCCCTCCGCCGGCCGGCCGGGCGGGCGCGCCGCCGGGCGGCCGCCAGCCGGTGAGGGGAGGTGGGCTCCGGCCCTGCCCGCTCCGCCGCGCGCGCACACGGACGCATCCGGTGTCCGAGTGACCCTGGGCAACTTGACGCTGTATTCCCAGACACACATCGACAGCTCCACTCGGGGTGTCCTAGCCTCTGGGAAGTTCGACTCTCAGTAATCGAGCGTCGGCCACTGTCGGTGAACGCCTGGCGAGACCGGAGAGGGCGGCATGTTCACGAGACGTGACTTCCTGAAGTGGAGCACCAGCTCGGCGGCGGCGCTCGGGCTGTCGCAGACGGGGCTCTTCCGCCTGCAGCAGGCGCTCGCGGCGGAGAGCTCGCCGCCCCTCATCTGGCTGCACGGCGCCAGCTGCTCGGGGTGCTCCATCGCCGCGCTCAACGCGGTGTCGCCGACCACGGTCGGCGACGTGCTCCTCAACAAGGTCTCGGCCAAGTACGACGCGCTGCTCATGGCGGCGGGCGCGGATCAGGCCATCCGCGCCATGGACCAGGCCGCGGCCGCGGGCCAGTTCATCCTGGTGGTGGAGGGCGGGGTCCCGGTCGCGGCGGGCGGCCGGTACTGCACCATCGGCGATCGCGGCGGCCGGCCCATCACGCTCCTCGACGCGGTCAACGACCTCGCGCCGCGCGCCTCGCGCGTGCTCGCGGTCGGCACCTGCGCCGCCTACAAGGGCGTGGCCGGCACCGGCGCCAACCCCACCGGCGTGACCCCGCTCTCGACCGTGCTGCAGGGCAAGACGGCGAAGCCGGTCATCAACGTGCCGGGCTGCCCGGCGCCGCCCGACCAGCTCTTCAAGATCATCGTGGGCCTGCTGGCCGGCGGCGAGTACGCGCTCGACCTGGACGGCCGTCCGGGCACCTGCTTCCCGCACACCGTCCACTTCACCTGCCCCCGCAAGCACCTGCCCAAGGCGAAGGCCTTCGGCGAGCCGGGCTGCCTCCTCAACCTGGGCTGCCAGGGCAAGGTGACGATGGCGATGTGCCCCAAGCACAAGTGGAACAACGGCAAGAACTGGTGCGCGCAGGCGGGCCACCCCTGCATCGGCTGCGCGGCGCCCGAGTTCCCCGCGTCGCCCCTGACGCCGGCCGGCACCTTCATCTGAGCGGACGAGGGCCAGACACCATGGAGAAGCGAATCACGGTCTCACCGGTGACGCGCATCGAGGGGCACCTCGGCCTCGAGCTCGAGATCAGCGAGCGGGGCACCGTCCTCGCCGCCTACGCCTCCGGGACGCTGTTCCGCGGGTTCGAGAGCATCATGCGCGGCCGGGATCCCCGGGACGCCATCCACCTCACCCAGCGCATCTGCGGGGTGTGCCCGGTCCCGCACGCGCGCACCGCGGTCGAGGTGCTGGAGGCGGCGTTCGGCGTCCAGGTCTCCCGGAACGCCACCCTGCTCCGGAACCTGGTCCAGGGCGCGGGCTCCGTCTCGGATCACATCCTCCACTTCTACCACCTGGCCCTGCTCGACTACGTCCACGGGCCGGCCATGCCGCCGTACACCCCGGCCATCTCGGCCGACCAGCGGTTCTCCGAGGCGGAGGCGGCGGTGTTCGCCGACCACTACCTGCAGGCGCTCGAGATGCGGCGGCGCGCGCAGGAGATGGGCGCGCTCTTCGCCGGGAAGCTCCCGCACGTCATGACCTTCGCGCCGGGGGGCGTCACCCAGCAGCCGACCGCCGCCAGCGTCGCCGACTTCCGGAGCGGCCTCGACCAGCTGATCCCGTTCATCGAGAACGTGTACATCCCCGACGTCATGAAGGTGGCCGAGCGGTACCCCGACTACCTCGAGATCGGGGCCGGGCCCGGCAACCTGCTCTCCTTCGGCGCCTATCCGGACGGCGCCGGCGGCCAGCTCTTCGAGGCGGGGAAGTTCCTGGAGCACGGGCACCCCCGCGGCGAGCACAGCTGGAACTGGGCGGAGCGGCCGGGCGACGAGCACGCGCGCCGCCACGTCTTCCCCCTCACGGCCGGCGACGTCGCCTCCATCGACGAGTCGGTGAAGCACGCCTTCTACGGCGGCCCGCGCCGTCACGGCGGCGACCCCGCCACGCCCAACCCGGACAAGCCCGGCGCCTACTCCTGGGTGAAGGCCCCGCGCCTCGGCGACGAGGTGTTCCAGGTGGGCGCGCTGGCGCGCATGATCGTCAGCGGCAACTACCGCGGCGGGCTCTCGGTCATGGACCGGCTCCTCGCCAACGCCTTCGAGACCGCCAAGGTGGCCGGCGCCATGCGGACCTGGCTCGACGGGCTCGCGCTGGACGGGAGCGGCTACCAGCCGGTCACGACCATGCCCAAGGCCGGCCAGGCGGTCGCCCTGACCGAGGCGCCGCGCGGCGCGCTGGCGCACTGGCTCGAGTACGCGGACGGCAAGGTGACCGGCTACCGGATCATCACGCCGACGTCCTGGAACGCCTCGCCGCGCGACGACCGCGAACGGCCCGGCCCCATCGAGCAGGCGCTGATCGGCGTGCGCGTCGCGGATCGCAGCCAGCCGGTGGAGGTCTACCGGGTGATCCACTCGTTCGACCCGTGCATGGGCTGCGCCGTGCACACCACCATCGTCTGAGCCGCGGAACGCTCGTGCAATCTTCACGGAGGGGAGCCATGTCGAAGCAGGCGAACGGAGTGGTCTCGAGGCGCGCCTTCCTCACCGGCGCGGGCGGCGCCGCGGCTGCGGCCGCGGGCCTGGTCGCGCTGGGGCTGCCGGCGGCGGCGGAGGCGCAGGCGGCGCCGTCGGTCCCGTGGCCGCTGCCGGTGCTGAACCCCGACGTCGCGCGCGACGCCGGGTACTTCGGCTACTGGACGAACGACCCCTGGAAGAACACCAACTACGGCTGCGCCTACGGCGTGGCCTCGGCGCTGCTCGCGTCCATCCGGAGCGCGCTCGGCCCGGGCTCGCCCTGGGACGGGCTGCCGCTCGAGATGTTCAAGTGGGGCAAGACCGGCTGCGTCGAGTCGGGCACGCTCTGCGGCGCGCTGGCCGGCGCGCTGCCCATCTTCTCCCTGGCCGCGCCGGCCTCGGTGGTGGAGATGGGCGGGGACCTCCTCCGCTGGTACCAGGAGACGCCGCTCCCGTCGATGGAGATGGACTGGCTCGACCCCAAGCGGCGCTACCCGCAGCAGGCGCAGAGCGTCTCCGGCTCGCCGCTGTGCCACATCTCGGTGTCGAGCTGGTGCAAGGTCTCCGGCAAGCTGTCCGGGTCCACCGACCGGAAGGCGCGCTGCGGGAAGATCACCGGCGACGTGGCCAAGATGGCGGCCATCATCCTCAACCGCTTCGGGTCGAGCTCGAAGTACGTGCCCATCTATGCGGCGCAGCCGGACCTCTACGCCGAGTGCGTCCACTGCCACATCGACGCGCCCCCGCCGCCCACCCCGGACGGCGTGCGGCTCAACAACAGCCTCGGCATCTCGAACTGCAAGACCTGCCACCCCGACGCGGCGCCGGTGATGAGCAAGAAGTAGCCGGCCCGCCGCTGGCCTTCACCTGGGGGGCGATCCGCGGCCGCGGGTCGCCCCCCGCTTCGTCGGCGCGAGGCGCGCCGCGCCGGCCTCCTCCCGCTGCCCCCGAAAAGCTCGAGCCCGGCGCCCGCGGAGGTTCCGCGGGAGCCGGGCTCGCGTGCAGCGCCGGGGCTGCGCCCCGGTCAGAGGTCGGTGTTGAGCACCGCCTTCACGGCGGCGGCCAGCTTCTCCAGCTTGCCGGCGTCGTCGGGCGTGGCCGGGTTCACGAGCGCGAGCAGGAGCCCGCTCTTGAGCGACAGCGCGCCCTTGATCTCGGACTCCTTGAGGTTCTTCTCGCGGATGATCTGCTCGACCTTCAGCTTCGCGTCATAGAGCTGGCCCATGGCTCACTTCCCCCCCCGGCCCGTGGTGCCCGTGGCCTTGTGTGCCTGCCCGATGAGCTCGACGAACAGCTGCCGGAACTGCTCGAACAGCGTCTCGAAGGCGCCGATCTCGTCGTCGGCCGACGGCACGATCTCGAGGTCGAACTCGC containing:
- a CDS encoding ATP-binding protein yields the protein MTPSEGPARGAPKPILLFLRMCPVWVFVDEVRHFVESFCACAGVSPERESQLALATHELMQNAITHSTSACIELRLAIDAGRDAVEVSLTNDCSPGAPEALRSRLAALQAEPPLASYLHTMAADPRARGGLGLARVRYEAQLELDVTTEAGRLTVKAFGQLNPPPLAAATGASHG
- a CDS encoding NAD(P)/FAD-dependent oxidoreductase, which encodes MSKHALVAGGGFAGLEAAIQLRRAGLDVTLVSNRPALCIYPISIWVATGERQLDDVCLDLADAARRHGFRFVVGEVEALSGARRSATVNGLELQADHLVVAVGGEKLRPRGVEHTFSLGGDPAGAQRLAAALSALMAKGRGRVAMGFGGNPKDPSAARGGPAFELMFNVDALLRRRGLRDRFELTFFAPMASPGERMGQKAVAAIQRMFGRVGVAMRFGKKIAGFEPGAVLFEDGARLASDLVVFLPAGEGAPVVKASDLPRSEAGFVETDPGCAVPGFPGVWAIGDAAALQGPEWRAKQGHLAEVMARVAARNIAAAEEGRAERESYLPHVGITCLLDMGHGAAYVHRDGRGERMIPLPVVGHWLKKGWGGYYKLSKKKLVPRLPGL
- a CDS encoding translation initiation factor 2; the protein is MKTLTELSGTLIRTAAAAIAEARRSLPAEEKPSEAPAAAPAQPAEGAAPEAGGEAAAQAAPEPAATPAAAAPEAKPQGKPEPAPESDAVKAALDEAVAKATGCSGDRLTMLRAAVEAVGRRTEDVRLVRVFGKEEPLSGAKAIGEHQYLVDFHPQHMRQVGGSPKDERGRGGKRGGGRGGGGDRGGGKGAGAATGGFSMDSLRDDRKNERGGGRGRPGAGRRPGGGAGKPPGGGPKR
- a CDS encoding hydrogenase small subunit produces the protein MFTRRDFLKWSTSSAAALGLSQTGLFRLQQALAAESSPPLIWLHGASCSGCSIAALNAVSPTTVGDVLLNKVSAKYDALLMAAGADQAIRAMDQAAAAGQFILVVEGGVPVAAGGRYCTIGDRGGRPITLLDAVNDLAPRASRVLAVGTCAAYKGVAGTGANPTGVTPLSTVLQGKTAKPVINVPGCPAPPDQLFKIIVGLLAGGEYALDLDGRPGTCFPHTVHFTCPRKHLPKAKAFGEPGCLLNLGCQGKVTMAMCPKHKWNNGKNWCAQAGHPCIGCAAPEFPASPLTPAGTFI
- a CDS encoding nickel-dependent hydrogenase large subunit; the protein is MEKRITVSPVTRIEGHLGLELEISERGTVLAAYASGTLFRGFESIMRGRDPRDAIHLTQRICGVCPVPHARTAVEVLEAAFGVQVSRNATLLRNLVQGAGSVSDHILHFYHLALLDYVHGPAMPPYTPAISADQRFSEAEAAVFADHYLQALEMRRRAQEMGALFAGKLPHVMTFAPGGVTQQPTAASVADFRSGLDQLIPFIENVYIPDVMKVAERYPDYLEIGAGPGNLLSFGAYPDGAGGQLFEAGKFLEHGHPRGEHSWNWAERPGDEHARRHVFPLTAGDVASIDESVKHAFYGGPRRHGGDPATPNPDKPGAYSWVKAPRLGDEVFQVGALARMIVSGNYRGGLSVMDRLLANAFETAKVAGAMRTWLDGLALDGSGYQPVTTMPKAGQAVALTEAPRGALAHWLEYADGKVTGYRIITPTSWNASPRDDRERPGPIEQALIGVRVADRSQPVEVYRVIHSFDPCMGCAVHTTIV
- a CDS encoding C-GCAxxG-C-C family protein is translated as MSKQANGVVSRRAFLTGAGGAAAAAAGLVALGLPAAAEAQAAPSVPWPLPVLNPDVARDAGYFGYWTNDPWKNTNYGCAYGVASALLASIRSALGPGSPWDGLPLEMFKWGKTGCVESGTLCGALAGALPIFSLAAPASVVEMGGDLLRWYQETPLPSMEMDWLDPKRRYPQQAQSVSGSPLCHISVSSWCKVSGKLSGSTDRKARCGKITGDVAKMAAIILNRFGSSSKYVPIYAAQPDLYAECVHCHIDAPPPPTPDGVRLNNSLGISNCKTCHPDAAPVMSKK